A portion of the Juglans microcarpa x Juglans regia isolate MS1-56 chromosome 1D, Jm3101_v1.0, whole genome shotgun sequence genome contains these proteins:
- the LOC121250883 gene encoding YTH domain-containing protein ECT4 isoform X5: MSLSLLIMDAEEKPSQPDNNNEQDAATVVHPRDAAGLTGSFASSGDRSVYPPNVYAPQAQPFYYRGYDSASGEWDEYPPYVNAEGMEIGSPGVYNDNPSLLFHSGYGYNPQMPYGPYSPVTTPLPSVGGDAQLYSPQQFPFSGPPYYQQLVPPSMPYSPTPVSQPELTVDQQGDGMLFGQRPGFPPAGSFSRGSFPGGLGFHDSLQGIEGVRSGGIWSDWSKPSDRQRSFMPFSPAVSPQPVGSLGSFGQNVGMASQQQKPLYGYGSGLNPYNRGYLPSGFNQGSSFGSASISSLGSNGRSWLSMENSKRHLRESGSLCSCNGTPDILSEQNRGPRASKPKSQTIADTNPSVENNKRSSSTAKIPDDSLNRPDFVTEYNDAKFFIIKSYSEDNVHKSIKYGVWASTPNGNRKLDAAYREAQEKQDTCPIFLFFSVNASAQFCGVAEMFGPVDFDKSVDYWQQDKWSGQFPVKWHMIKDVPNSQFRHIVLENNDNKPVTNSRDTQEVKLEQGIEMLNIFKNYETDMSILDDFDFYEERQKAMKERKARQQAGLMTVGVVGDSEHRNAVTLSGDFIKQMSKSFAQVVCMDEGSKEVTTLAERANSASDGSMGARVKLEDSITAAVSPTHTS, encoded by the exons ATGTCACTGAGCTTACTGATCATGGATGCAGAAGAGAAACCTTCTCAACCTGATAACAATAATGAACAG GATGCTGCCACAGTAGTCCATCCAAGGGATGCTGCAGGTCTAACAGGTTCATTTGCTTCAAGTGGAGATCGCTCTGTTTACCCACCTAACGTCTATGCTCCTCAGGCCCAGCCCTTCTACTATCGAG GTTATGACAGTGCAAGTGGTGAATGGGATGAATATCCTCCATATGTCAATGCTGAGGGAATGGAAATCGGATCTCCT gGTGTCTACAATGACAACCCTTCTCTGCTGTTCCATTCTGGATATGGATACAACCCGCAAATGCCATATGGACCATATTCCCCAGTCACAACACCGTTGCCTTCTGTAGGTGGAGATGCACAGTTATACTCCCCCCAGCAGTTTCCATTCTCTGGGCCACCTTATTACCAGCAGTTAGTCCCACCTAGCATGCCATATTCACCAACACCAGTTTCACAGCCAGAGCTCACCGTTGACCAACAAGGTGATGGTATGCTTTTTGGACAAAGGCCTGGTTTTCCACCTGCGGGATCCTTCAGCAGAGGCAGTTTTCCTGGTGGCCTAGGTTTTCATGATTCTCTGCAAGGGATTGAAGGAGTAAGATCTGGAGGAATTTGGTCAGATTGGTCTAAACCTTCAGACAGGCAGAGGTCTTTTATGCCTTTCTCACCAGCTGTATCTCCACAGCCTGTTGGTTCACTTGGGTCATTTGGACAGAATGTTGGAATG GCTTCTCAACAGCAAAAACCATTGTATGGGTATGGCTCTGGTTTGAACCCCTATAACCGAGGCTATCTGCCTAGTGGTTTCAATCAGGGGTCAAGCTTTGGAAGTGCGTCCATTTCCAGTTTGGGATCGAATGGTCGGAGCTGGCTTTCAATGGAGAATAGCAAAAGACACCTCAGGGAAAGTGGTTCTCTGTGCAGTTGTAATGGTACTCCTGACATCCTCAGTGAGCAGAACCGAGGACCAAGAGCCTCAAAGCCAAAGAGTCAAACCATAGCTGACACTAATCCTTCCGTTGAAAATAATAAGCGTAGCTCTTCTACTGCCAAGATCCCTGATGATTCACTCAACCGACCAGATTTTGTCACAGAGTACAATGATGCTAAGTTCTTCATCATAAAATCTTACAGTGAGGATAATGTTCATAAGAGTATCAAATATGGTGTCTGGGCCAGCACACCAAATGGGAATAGAAAATTAGATGCTGCTTATCGTGAAGCTCAGGAGAAGCAAGATACTTGCCCAATCTTTCTATTCTTTTCG GTGAATGCCAGTGCTCAGTTTTGTGGGGTGGCTGAAATGTTTGGACCTGTTGATTTTGACAAGAGTGTGGATTATTGGCAGCAAGATAAATGGAGTGGGCAATTTCCTGTGAAGTGGCATATGATCAAAGATGTCCCAAACAGTCAGTTCCGTCACATTGTACTTGAAAATAATGACAACAAGCCTGTAACTAACAGTCGGGACACACAGGAG GTGAAGTTGGAGCAGGGTATTGAGATGTTGAACATTTTCAAGAATTATGAAACGGATATGTCCATTCtagatgattttgatttttatgaGGAGAGGCAGAAAGCcatgaaagaaaggaaagctcGACAACAAGCGGGTCTGATGACTGTTGGAGTAGTTGGAGACAGTGAACACAGAAATGCTGTTACACTATCGGGTGATTTCATCAAGCAGATGTCAAAGAGTTTTGCTCAAGTCGTTTGCATGGACGAGGGTAGCAAAGAGGTAACAACTCTTGCGGAAAGAGCTAATTCTGCCTCAGATGGCTCAATGGGTGCCAGAGTCAAACTTGAAGATTCTATTACAGCAGCTGTCTCTCCAACTCATACCAGTTAG
- the LOC121250883 gene encoding YTH domain-containing protein ECT4 isoform X2: MSLSLLIMDAEEKPSQPDNNNEQPHPIKNEIAVAPNSSQDAATVVHPRDAAGLTGSFASSGDRSVYPPNVYAPQAQPFYYRGYDSASGEWDEYPPYVNAEGMEIGSPGVYNDNPSLLFHSGYGYNPQMPYGPYSPVTTPLPSVGGDAQLYSPQQFPFSGPPYYQQLVPPSMPYSPTPVSQPELTVDQQGDGMLFGQRPGFPPAGSFSRGSFPGGLGFHDSLQGIEGVRSGGIWSDWSKPSDRQRSFMPFSPAVSPQPVGSLGSFGQNVGMASQQQKPLYGYGSGLNPYNRGYLPSGFNQGSSFGSASISSLGSNGRSWLSMENSKRHLRESGSLCSCNGTPDILSEQNRGPRASKPKSQTIADTNPSVENNKRSSSTAKIPDDSLNRPDFVTEYNDAKFFIIKSYSEDNVHKSIKYGVWASTPNGNRKLDAAYREAQEKQDTCPIFLFFSVNASAQFCGVAEMFGPVDFDKSVDYWQQDKWSGQFPVKWHMIKDVPNSQFRHIVLENNDNKPVTNSRDTQEVKLEQGIEMLNIFKNYETDMSILDDFDFYEERQKAMKERKARQQAGLMTVGVVGDSEHRNAVTLSGDFIKQMSKSFAQVVCMDEGSKEVTTLAERANSASDGSMGARVKLEDSITAAVSPTHTS; this comes from the exons ATGTCACTGAGCTTACTGATCATGGATGCAGAAGAGAAACCTTCTCAACCTGATAACAATAATGAACAG CCTCATCCAATAAAGAATGAGATTGCAGTTGCTCCTAACAGTTCTCAGGATGCTGCCACAGTAGTCCATCCAAGGGATGCTGCAGGTCTAACAGGTTCATTTGCTTCAAGTGGAGATCGCTCTGTTTACCCACCTAACGTCTATGCTCCTCAGGCCCAGCCCTTCTACTATCGAG GTTATGACAGTGCAAGTGGTGAATGGGATGAATATCCTCCATATGTCAATGCTGAGGGAATGGAAATCGGATCTCCT gGTGTCTACAATGACAACCCTTCTCTGCTGTTCCATTCTGGATATGGATACAACCCGCAAATGCCATATGGACCATATTCCCCAGTCACAACACCGTTGCCTTCTGTAGGTGGAGATGCACAGTTATACTCCCCCCAGCAGTTTCCATTCTCTGGGCCACCTTATTACCAGCAGTTAGTCCCACCTAGCATGCCATATTCACCAACACCAGTTTCACAGCCAGAGCTCACCGTTGACCAACAAGGTGATGGTATGCTTTTTGGACAAAGGCCTGGTTTTCCACCTGCGGGATCCTTCAGCAGAGGCAGTTTTCCTGGTGGCCTAGGTTTTCATGATTCTCTGCAAGGGATTGAAGGAGTAAGATCTGGAGGAATTTGGTCAGATTGGTCTAAACCTTCAGACAGGCAGAGGTCTTTTATGCCTTTCTCACCAGCTGTATCTCCACAGCCTGTTGGTTCACTTGGGTCATTTGGACAGAATGTTGGAATG GCTTCTCAACAGCAAAAACCATTGTATGGGTATGGCTCTGGTTTGAACCCCTATAACCGAGGCTATCTGCCTAGTGGTTTCAATCAGGGGTCAAGCTTTGGAAGTGCGTCCATTTCCAGTTTGGGATCGAATGGTCGGAGCTGGCTTTCAATGGAGAATAGCAAAAGACACCTCAGGGAAAGTGGTTCTCTGTGCAGTTGTAATGGTACTCCTGACATCCTCAGTGAGCAGAACCGAGGACCAAGAGCCTCAAAGCCAAAGAGTCAAACCATAGCTGACACTAATCCTTCCGTTGAAAATAATAAGCGTAGCTCTTCTACTGCCAAGATCCCTGATGATTCACTCAACCGACCAGATTTTGTCACAGAGTACAATGATGCTAAGTTCTTCATCATAAAATCTTACAGTGAGGATAATGTTCATAAGAGTATCAAATATGGTGTCTGGGCCAGCACACCAAATGGGAATAGAAAATTAGATGCTGCTTATCGTGAAGCTCAGGAGAAGCAAGATACTTGCCCAATCTTTCTATTCTTTTCG GTGAATGCCAGTGCTCAGTTTTGTGGGGTGGCTGAAATGTTTGGACCTGTTGATTTTGACAAGAGTGTGGATTATTGGCAGCAAGATAAATGGAGTGGGCAATTTCCTGTGAAGTGGCATATGATCAAAGATGTCCCAAACAGTCAGTTCCGTCACATTGTACTTGAAAATAATGACAACAAGCCTGTAACTAACAGTCGGGACACACAGGAG GTGAAGTTGGAGCAGGGTATTGAGATGTTGAACATTTTCAAGAATTATGAAACGGATATGTCCATTCtagatgattttgatttttatgaGGAGAGGCAGAAAGCcatgaaagaaaggaaagctcGACAACAAGCGGGTCTGATGACTGTTGGAGTAGTTGGAGACAGTGAACACAGAAATGCTGTTACACTATCGGGTGATTTCATCAAGCAGATGTCAAAGAGTTTTGCTCAAGTCGTTTGCATGGACGAGGGTAGCAAAGAGGTAACAACTCTTGCGGAAAGAGCTAATTCTGCCTCAGATGGCTCAATGGGTGCCAGAGTCAAACTTGAAGATTCTATTACAGCAGCTGTCTCTCCAACTCATACCAGTTAG
- the LOC121250883 gene encoding YTH domain-containing protein ECT4 isoform X1 yields the protein MAASPDRTPDSTMSLSLLIMDAEEKPSQPDNNNEQPHPIKNEIAVAPNSSQDAATVVHPRDAAGLTGSFASSGDRSVYPPNVYAPQAQPFYYRGYDSASGEWDEYPPYVNAEGMEIGSPGVYNDNPSLLFHSGYGYNPQMPYGPYSPVTTPLPSVGGDAQLYSPQQFPFSGPPYYQQLVPPSMPYSPTPVSQPELTVDQQGDGMLFGQRPGFPPAGSFSRGSFPGGLGFHDSLQGIEGVRSGGIWSDWSKPSDRQRSFMPFSPAVSPQPVGSLGSFGQNVGMASQQQKPLYGYGSGLNPYNRGYLPSGFNQGSSFGSASISSLGSNGRSWLSMENSKRHLRESGSLCSCNGTPDILSEQNRGPRASKPKSQTIADTNPSVENNKRSSSTAKIPDDSLNRPDFVTEYNDAKFFIIKSYSEDNVHKSIKYGVWASTPNGNRKLDAAYREAQEKQDTCPIFLFFSVNASAQFCGVAEMFGPVDFDKSVDYWQQDKWSGQFPVKWHMIKDVPNSQFRHIVLENNDNKPVTNSRDTQEVKLEQGIEMLNIFKNYETDMSILDDFDFYEERQKAMKERKARQQAGLMTVGVVGDSEHRNAVTLSGDFIKQMSKSFAQVVCMDEGSKEVTTLAERANSASDGSMGARVKLEDSITAAVSPTHTS from the exons ATGGCGGCAAGTCCAGATCGTACCCCTG ACTCTACTATGTCACTGAGCTTACTGATCATGGATGCAGAAGAGAAACCTTCTCAACCTGATAACAATAATGAACAG CCTCATCCAATAAAGAATGAGATTGCAGTTGCTCCTAACAGTTCTCAGGATGCTGCCACAGTAGTCCATCCAAGGGATGCTGCAGGTCTAACAGGTTCATTTGCTTCAAGTGGAGATCGCTCTGTTTACCCACCTAACGTCTATGCTCCTCAGGCCCAGCCCTTCTACTATCGAG GTTATGACAGTGCAAGTGGTGAATGGGATGAATATCCTCCATATGTCAATGCTGAGGGAATGGAAATCGGATCTCCT gGTGTCTACAATGACAACCCTTCTCTGCTGTTCCATTCTGGATATGGATACAACCCGCAAATGCCATATGGACCATATTCCCCAGTCACAACACCGTTGCCTTCTGTAGGTGGAGATGCACAGTTATACTCCCCCCAGCAGTTTCCATTCTCTGGGCCACCTTATTACCAGCAGTTAGTCCCACCTAGCATGCCATATTCACCAACACCAGTTTCACAGCCAGAGCTCACCGTTGACCAACAAGGTGATGGTATGCTTTTTGGACAAAGGCCTGGTTTTCCACCTGCGGGATCCTTCAGCAGAGGCAGTTTTCCTGGTGGCCTAGGTTTTCATGATTCTCTGCAAGGGATTGAAGGAGTAAGATCTGGAGGAATTTGGTCAGATTGGTCTAAACCTTCAGACAGGCAGAGGTCTTTTATGCCTTTCTCACCAGCTGTATCTCCACAGCCTGTTGGTTCACTTGGGTCATTTGGACAGAATGTTGGAATG GCTTCTCAACAGCAAAAACCATTGTATGGGTATGGCTCTGGTTTGAACCCCTATAACCGAGGCTATCTGCCTAGTGGTTTCAATCAGGGGTCAAGCTTTGGAAGTGCGTCCATTTCCAGTTTGGGATCGAATGGTCGGAGCTGGCTTTCAATGGAGAATAGCAAAAGACACCTCAGGGAAAGTGGTTCTCTGTGCAGTTGTAATGGTACTCCTGACATCCTCAGTGAGCAGAACCGAGGACCAAGAGCCTCAAAGCCAAAGAGTCAAACCATAGCTGACACTAATCCTTCCGTTGAAAATAATAAGCGTAGCTCTTCTACTGCCAAGATCCCTGATGATTCACTCAACCGACCAGATTTTGTCACAGAGTACAATGATGCTAAGTTCTTCATCATAAAATCTTACAGTGAGGATAATGTTCATAAGAGTATCAAATATGGTGTCTGGGCCAGCACACCAAATGGGAATAGAAAATTAGATGCTGCTTATCGTGAAGCTCAGGAGAAGCAAGATACTTGCCCAATCTTTCTATTCTTTTCG GTGAATGCCAGTGCTCAGTTTTGTGGGGTGGCTGAAATGTTTGGACCTGTTGATTTTGACAAGAGTGTGGATTATTGGCAGCAAGATAAATGGAGTGGGCAATTTCCTGTGAAGTGGCATATGATCAAAGATGTCCCAAACAGTCAGTTCCGTCACATTGTACTTGAAAATAATGACAACAAGCCTGTAACTAACAGTCGGGACACACAGGAG GTGAAGTTGGAGCAGGGTATTGAGATGTTGAACATTTTCAAGAATTATGAAACGGATATGTCCATTCtagatgattttgatttttatgaGGAGAGGCAGAAAGCcatgaaagaaaggaaagctcGACAACAAGCGGGTCTGATGACTGTTGGAGTAGTTGGAGACAGTGAACACAGAAATGCTGTTACACTATCGGGTGATTTCATCAAGCAGATGTCAAAGAGTTTTGCTCAAGTCGTTTGCATGGACGAGGGTAGCAAAGAGGTAACAACTCTTGCGGAAAGAGCTAATTCTGCCTCAGATGGCTCAATGGGTGCCAGAGTCAAACTTGAAGATTCTATTACAGCAGCTGTCTCTCCAACTCATACCAGTTAG
- the LOC121250883 gene encoding YTH domain-containing protein ECT4 isoform X7 translates to MEIGSPGVYNDNPSLLFHSGYGYNPQMPYGPYSPVTTPLPSVGGDAQLYSPQQFPFSGPPYYQQLVPPSMPYSPTPVSQPELTVDQQGDGMLFGQRPGFPPAGSFSRGSFPGGLGFHDSLQGIEGVRSGGIWSDWSKPSDRQRSFMPFSPAVSPQPVGSLGSFGQNVGMASQQQKPLYGYGSGLNPYNRGYLPSGFNQGSSFGSASISSLGSNGRSWLSMENSKRHLRESGSLCSCNGTPDILSEQNRGPRASKPKSQTIADTNPSVENNKRSSSTAKIPDDSLNRPDFVTEYNDAKFFIIKSYSEDNVHKSIKYGVWASTPNGNRKLDAAYREAQEKQDTCPIFLFFSVNASAQFCGVAEMFGPVDFDKSVDYWQQDKWSGQFPVKWHMIKDVPNSQFRHIVLENNDNKPVTNSRDTQEVKLEQGIEMLNIFKNYETDMSILDDFDFYEERQKAMKERKARQQAGLMTVGVVGDSEHRNAVTLSGDFIKQMSKSFAQVVCMDEGSKEVTTLAERANSASDGSMGARVKLEDSITAAVSPTHTS, encoded by the exons ATGGAAATTGGATCTCCT gGTGTCTACAATGACAACCCTTCTCTGCTGTTCCATTCTGGATATGGATACAACCCGCAAATGCCATATGGACCATATTCCCCAGTCACAACACCGTTGCCTTCTGTAGGTGGAGATGCACAGTTATACTCCCCCCAGCAGTTTCCATTCTCTGGGCCACCTTATTACCAGCAGTTAGTCCCACCTAGCATGCCATATTCACCAACACCAGTTTCACAGCCAGAGCTCACCGTTGACCAACAAGGTGATGGTATGCTTTTTGGACAAAGGCCTGGTTTTCCACCTGCGGGATCCTTCAGCAGAGGCAGTTTTCCTGGTGGCCTAGGTTTTCATGATTCTCTGCAAGGGATTGAAGGAGTAAGATCTGGAGGAATTTGGTCAGATTGGTCTAAACCTTCAGACAGGCAGAGGTCTTTTATGCCTTTCTCACCAGCTGTATCTCCACAGCCTGTTGGTTCACTTGGGTCATTTGGACAGAATGTTGGAATG GCTTCTCAACAGCAAAAACCATTGTATGGGTATGGCTCTGGTTTGAACCCCTATAACCGAGGCTATCTGCCTAGTGGTTTCAATCAGGGGTCAAGCTTTGGAAGTGCGTCCATTTCCAGTTTGGGATCGAATGGTCGGAGCTGGCTTTCAATGGAGAATAGCAAAAGACACCTCAGGGAAAGTGGTTCTCTGTGCAGTTGTAATGGTACTCCTGACATCCTCAGTGAGCAGAACCGAGGACCAAGAGCCTCAAAGCCAAAGAGTCAAACCATAGCTGACACTAATCCTTCCGTTGAAAATAATAAGCGTAGCTCTTCTACTGCCAAGATCCCTGATGATTCACTCAACCGACCAGATTTTGTCACAGAGTACAATGATGCTAAGTTCTTCATCATAAAATCTTACAGTGAGGATAATGTTCATAAGAGTATCAAATATGGTGTCTGGGCCAGCACACCAAATGGGAATAGAAAATTAGATGCTGCTTATCGTGAAGCTCAGGAGAAGCAAGATACTTGCCCAATCTTTCTATTCTTTTCG GTGAATGCCAGTGCTCAGTTTTGTGGGGTGGCTGAAATGTTTGGACCTGTTGATTTTGACAAGAGTGTGGATTATTGGCAGCAAGATAAATGGAGTGGGCAATTTCCTGTGAAGTGGCATATGATCAAAGATGTCCCAAACAGTCAGTTCCGTCACATTGTACTTGAAAATAATGACAACAAGCCTGTAACTAACAGTCGGGACACACAGGAG GTGAAGTTGGAGCAGGGTATTGAGATGTTGAACATTTTCAAGAATTATGAAACGGATATGTCCATTCtagatgattttgatttttatgaGGAGAGGCAGAAAGCcatgaaagaaaggaaagctcGACAACAAGCGGGTCTGATGACTGTTGGAGTAGTTGGAGACAGTGAACACAGAAATGCTGTTACACTATCGGGTGATTTCATCAAGCAGATGTCAAAGAGTTTTGCTCAAGTCGTTTGCATGGACGAGGGTAGCAAAGAGGTAACAACTCTTGCGGAAAGAGCTAATTCTGCCTCAGATGGCTCAATGGGTGCCAGAGTCAAACTTGAAGATTCTATTACAGCAGCTGTCTCTCCAACTCATACCAGTTAG
- the LOC121250883 gene encoding YTH domain-containing protein ECT4 isoform X4, with amino-acid sequence MAASPDRTPDSTMSLSLLIMDAEEKPSQPDNNNEQDAATVVHPRDAAGLTGSFASSGDRSVYPPNVYAPQAQPFYYRGYDSASGEWDEYPPYVNAEGMEIGSPGVYNDNPSLLFHSGYGYNPQMPYGPYSPVTTPLPSVGGDAQLYSPQQFPFSGPPYYQQLVPPSMPYSPTPVSQPELTVDQQGDGMLFGQRPGFPPAGSFSRGSFPGGLGFHDSLQGIEGVRSGGIWSDWSKPSDRQRSFMPFSPAVSPQPVGSLGSFGQNVGMASQQQKPLYGYGSGLNPYNRGYLPSGFNQGSSFGSASISSLGSNGRSWLSMENSKRHLRESGSLCSCNGTPDILSEQNRGPRASKPKSQTIADTNPSVENNKRSSSTAKIPDDSLNRPDFVTEYNDAKFFIIKSYSEDNVHKSIKYGVWASTPNGNRKLDAAYREAQEKQDTCPIFLFFSVNASAQFCGVAEMFGPVDFDKSVDYWQQDKWSGQFPVKWHMIKDVPNSQFRHIVLENNDNKPVTNSRDTQEVKLEQGIEMLNIFKNYETDMSILDDFDFYEERQKAMKERKARQQAGLMTVGVVGDSEHRNAVTLSGDFIKQMSKSFAQVVCMDEGSKEVTTLAERANSASDGSMGARVKLEDSITAAVSPTHTS; translated from the exons ATGGCGGCAAGTCCAGATCGTACCCCTG ACTCTACTATGTCACTGAGCTTACTGATCATGGATGCAGAAGAGAAACCTTCTCAACCTGATAACAATAATGAACAG GATGCTGCCACAGTAGTCCATCCAAGGGATGCTGCAGGTCTAACAGGTTCATTTGCTTCAAGTGGAGATCGCTCTGTTTACCCACCTAACGTCTATGCTCCTCAGGCCCAGCCCTTCTACTATCGAG GTTATGACAGTGCAAGTGGTGAATGGGATGAATATCCTCCATATGTCAATGCTGAGGGAATGGAAATCGGATCTCCT gGTGTCTACAATGACAACCCTTCTCTGCTGTTCCATTCTGGATATGGATACAACCCGCAAATGCCATATGGACCATATTCCCCAGTCACAACACCGTTGCCTTCTGTAGGTGGAGATGCACAGTTATACTCCCCCCAGCAGTTTCCATTCTCTGGGCCACCTTATTACCAGCAGTTAGTCCCACCTAGCATGCCATATTCACCAACACCAGTTTCACAGCCAGAGCTCACCGTTGACCAACAAGGTGATGGTATGCTTTTTGGACAAAGGCCTGGTTTTCCACCTGCGGGATCCTTCAGCAGAGGCAGTTTTCCTGGTGGCCTAGGTTTTCATGATTCTCTGCAAGGGATTGAAGGAGTAAGATCTGGAGGAATTTGGTCAGATTGGTCTAAACCTTCAGACAGGCAGAGGTCTTTTATGCCTTTCTCACCAGCTGTATCTCCACAGCCTGTTGGTTCACTTGGGTCATTTGGACAGAATGTTGGAATG GCTTCTCAACAGCAAAAACCATTGTATGGGTATGGCTCTGGTTTGAACCCCTATAACCGAGGCTATCTGCCTAGTGGTTTCAATCAGGGGTCAAGCTTTGGAAGTGCGTCCATTTCCAGTTTGGGATCGAATGGTCGGAGCTGGCTTTCAATGGAGAATAGCAAAAGACACCTCAGGGAAAGTGGTTCTCTGTGCAGTTGTAATGGTACTCCTGACATCCTCAGTGAGCAGAACCGAGGACCAAGAGCCTCAAAGCCAAAGAGTCAAACCATAGCTGACACTAATCCTTCCGTTGAAAATAATAAGCGTAGCTCTTCTACTGCCAAGATCCCTGATGATTCACTCAACCGACCAGATTTTGTCACAGAGTACAATGATGCTAAGTTCTTCATCATAAAATCTTACAGTGAGGATAATGTTCATAAGAGTATCAAATATGGTGTCTGGGCCAGCACACCAAATGGGAATAGAAAATTAGATGCTGCTTATCGTGAAGCTCAGGAGAAGCAAGATACTTGCCCAATCTTTCTATTCTTTTCG GTGAATGCCAGTGCTCAGTTTTGTGGGGTGGCTGAAATGTTTGGACCTGTTGATTTTGACAAGAGTGTGGATTATTGGCAGCAAGATAAATGGAGTGGGCAATTTCCTGTGAAGTGGCATATGATCAAAGATGTCCCAAACAGTCAGTTCCGTCACATTGTACTTGAAAATAATGACAACAAGCCTGTAACTAACAGTCGGGACACACAGGAG GTGAAGTTGGAGCAGGGTATTGAGATGTTGAACATTTTCAAGAATTATGAAACGGATATGTCCATTCtagatgattttgatttttatgaGGAGAGGCAGAAAGCcatgaaagaaaggaaagctcGACAACAAGCGGGTCTGATGACTGTTGGAGTAGTTGGAGACAGTGAACACAGAAATGCTGTTACACTATCGGGTGATTTCATCAAGCAGATGTCAAAGAGTTTTGCTCAAGTCGTTTGCATGGACGAGGGTAGCAAAGAGGTAACAACTCTTGCGGAAAGAGCTAATTCTGCCTCAGATGGCTCAATGGGTGCCAGAGTCAAACTTGAAGATTCTATTACAGCAGCTGTCTCTCCAACTCATACCAGTTAG